GCTCCCGGCGTGCAACTCAGGTCGTCAGCACGTTCCCGTAGCGGACGTAGTCATCCAGGATGCGCCCGGTGCCGCGGACGACGGAGGTCAATGGGTCGTCGTCGACCCGCACCGGCAGCCCGGTCTCGTCCATCAGCAGCTGATCCAGTCCTCGGATGAGGGAGCCCCCGCCGGTGAGCACGATGCCGTGCTCCAGGATGTCGCTGGCGAGCTCCGGCGGGGTCATCTCCAGCGCCCGGCGTACGGCATTGACGATCCGTGAGATCGGCTCCTGGATAGCGTCGCGGACCCCGCCCGAGTCGACCCGCACTGTCTTGGGAAGCCCGGACACCAGGTCCCGACCCTTCACGTCCATCTCTTCCTCGGGCTCGAGTGGCACCGCCGACCCCAGCCGGATCTTCACCCGCTCCGCCGTCGGATCCCCGATCAGCAGGCTGTAGGTCTTCCGCATGAACTGGACGATGGACTGATCCAACTCGTCACCGCCGGTCCGAATCGAGGCGTCACACACGATCCCGGAGAGCGCGATCACCGCGACGTTGGTGGTCCCGCCGCCGATGTCGACCACCATGCTACCCACCGGCGTCTCCACCGGCAGACCCACGCCGATCGCGGCCGCCATCGGCTCCGCGACCATCAGCAGCCGCTTGACCCCGGCCGAGCGGGCCGAGTCCCGGACCGCGCGGCGCTCGACCTCGGTGATCCCGGAGGGGACGCACACGATCACGGTCGGCTTGACCTTGATGATGGTGCGGTCGATGATCAGCCGCAGGAAGTGACGGAGCATCTTCTCCGCCACCTCGAAGTTCGCGATGACCCCGTCCTTCATCGGCCGGACCGCCAGGATGCCGTCCGGTGTCCGTCCCAGCATCCGCTTGGCCTCGAGGCCGATGCCCAGGATATTCCCGGTGGCCTGGTCGACCGCCGCCACCGAGGGCTCGTTCAGCACCACGCCCTCGCCCTTCACCAGCACCAGGGTGTTGGCCGTGCCGAGATCGACGGCGAGCTCGGAGGCCGGACGCCACAGCTTGCGCTTGGGGAGTTGCCGCCGCCGCTCCTGGCCCTCCTGGGCCCCGGCGACGCTGGAGACGACGGGTTCGATGGCGACGGTCACGGGCTCGGATTCCTTCGGCTCACAGGTCGGACCTTGCAGATAACCTGCACGGCTTGCGTTTCACCCGGGCAACGCGTACTCGGATTACGGGCTTCGGATGTCGAGTTGTGCTTCTGCGAGGAAGGGCGGGCGCCTCACCTCAAGACACACGATCTCTCGAGGTTATCGGTGCAAAATGTGATCCAGATCGGGCAGCCGACCCGGGCGGCTCGTTGACCCCTCTCGGGGCCAGATTCATATTTCGCGGCTTGAGACGGACAGGTCATTGGGATCCTGCGGTTTTTTCCTGAGGAGTCGGTCATGGCATTCTCCCTTCCCCCCCTCCCGTACGACTACAAGGCGCTCGAGCCGCATATCGATGAACAGACGATGCGGATCCATCACGACAAGCACCACGCCACGTATGTCAACAACCTGAATGCGGCGCTGGAGCCGCATCCGGATCTGCAGAAGAAGTCGGTCGAGGAGCTGGTCGGTAACCTCGACGCCGTGCCGGAGGCCATCCGGACGCCGGTCCGCAACAACGCCGGCGGCCACGTCAACCACACCTTCTTCTGGGAGATCATGACGCCCGGCGGTGCCAAGGAGCCGGCCGGCGCGCTCGCCGACGCCATCCAGAAGACCTTCGGCGGGCTGGCCCAGTTCAAGGAGCAGTTCGCCAAGGCCTGCGCCGGGCGGTTCGGCAGCGGCTGGGGCTGGCTCACCCTCGACCGGACTGGCACCCTGGCCATCGAGAGCACCCCCAACCAGGACAGCCCGCTCATGAGCGGCAAGATCCCCGTCCTCGGCTGCGATGTCTGGGAGCACGCCTATTACCTCAAATACCAGAACCGCCGCCCCGACTACGTCACCGCCTGGTGGAACGTGGTGAACTGGACCGAGGTGGGGAAGCGCTACGAACAGGTGGCCAGACGGTACGAGAAGGTAGCGCGCTGAGGTGGGGGCGCTCCCGGCGGTCGGGTCGCTCGCGCCTGATTTCACCCTTCCGTCCACCTCGGGCGCCGAGGTGACGTTGTCCAAGCTACGGGGGAAGAACGTGCTCCTGGCGTTCTTCCCCCTCGCTTTCACCCGGGTGTGTACCCAGGAGATGGATGCCTTCACCGAGGACTACGACCAGTTCCGGAGCGCGGGCACCGAGGTGCTGCCGATCAGCGTCGACTCGGTGCCGACCCTCAAGGAGTTCAAGGCCAAGGAGCGGATCGGCATCGATCTGCTGAGCGATTTCAAGCGGGACGTGAGCCGGGCGTACGGCACGCTCCTGGAGGACAAGTTCTTCTCCAACCGCGCCTACGTCCTGGTGGACGCATTCGGCAAGGTCCGCTGGACCTTCGCCGAGGACTCGACCGGCACCCGGCGCGAGAACGCGGAGCTGCTTCAGCAGCTCCGCGCCCTACAATCATAGTCCTGACCGTCAGCTCGCCATCCAAGGATCCCGATGAGCCGTCTGCACAGCGCGGCGCTCTATCTTGGCCTGCTCGCCATCGCCGGGTGCCGCATCGAGGACCACACCCCGACCGGTAGTAGACGGGACGAGGAGGCGGTTCAGTCGCTGGTCGCGGGCTACGCCCGGAGCTTCTCGGAGCGGGACTGGAGCGGCGCACGGGCACTCTTCTGGCCCGACGCCAGCTACTCCGGCCCGCTGCTGCCGATCACTGCCGGCGCGCACCAGGCCGTGCCGATCGACTTCGCGCTGAGCGCGATCGCCCGGCGCCTCGAGGGGCTGGGTCTGCAGCGCTTCGATCTGCGGGTGCTCCGCGCCGACTTCCGTCAGGAGGGGGAGCTCGCGGGAGTCTGGATGACCACCCGGCGACGGCTGCCCGTGGCCGGGGACGTTGTGGAGGGAGATTGGATCGAGCACCTGGTCCTCCGGCGCATCGATGGGCAATGGCGGATCCTGAGCGTCACCGCTATCGCCGCCCCCCGGGGAGGCCCCCGTGAGCGGCGCTGAGCCTGGCTCGCTCGCCCTGCTGGGGTCGATCGCCAAACTGCTCAACGCCGGCCTCGGGATCGAGCCGACCCTCGCCGCCGTCACCGAGGCGCTCCGGGCGGGGCTGCCGGCGGAACACGTGACCATCTGGTTTCGGGAGCCGAGCGCGACAGCATTCCGGGCCGTGGCCGCTCCCGCGTCGGCCGGCGGGCAGACGTGGCTCGGCTCGCTCGACGCGGTGCCGCACGAGCCGTCGCTTCACCGGCTGTCACTGGAGCAGGAGGGGACCCGGCTGGGGCTCCTCACCGCCCGCCTCCGGGACGATGACGCCGGGCTCGACGTGCTGCGGATCGTGGCCGACTTCCTGACGCCCTACGTCGCCTCGGCGGAGCTCTCCACCGATCTGGCCGGCGAGGTGGCGGCGCAATCCCGCGAGATCGAGGAGCATCGCCGGTTCACCAGCCTCATCATCGACACCCTGCCGCTGGGCCTCTACGTGGTCGACCGCGAGTACCGGATCCAGACCTGGAATCGCAAGCGGGAGACCGGCACCCAGGGGCTCCGCCGGGAGGTCGTGGTCGGCCGCCGGATCTTCGACGTGCTCACCCGGCAGGATCCCGAGCGGCTGCGCTCCGAGCTGGACCGGGTCTTCCAGACCGGCGAGATCCAGCAGATCACGCTGGAGGTCCCCCAGGGCCGGGAAAGCCGGTTCTACCGGCTGAGCAAGATCCCGATGCGGCTGGACAGCGACGAGATCACCCACGTGATCACCATCGGCGAGGACGTGACCGACTGGCACGGGATTCAAGCCCGCATCATGCAGAGCGAGAAGCTCGCCGCCATCGGCCAGCTCGCCGCCGGGGTCATGCACGAGATCAACAACCCGCTGGCCACCATCAGCGCCTGCGTTGCCGCCATCCAGGGACGGCTTGAGCCGGCCCGCTCGCCGGTCGCGACCGCCGTGGCCGAGTACCTCGAGATCATCGATAAGGAGGTCGAGCGCTGCAGCGGGATCGTGGACGGCCTGCTCGACTTCAGTCGGCCCAAGAGCAAGGCCAAGACCGCCGTGTCGCTCAACGGGCTGGCGGCGGATGCGCTCTCCCTGCTCAAGCACCACCAGCGGTTCAAGCGCTTCCAGATCGTGGAGCAGCTCGATCCGGAGCTCCCGCCCGTGCTGGGGAACGCCGAGCAGCTGACCCAGGTGCTCATGGCGCTGCTGCTCAACGCGATGGACGCGATGGAGCAGGGCGGGCAGCTCACCCTTCGGACCAGCCGCGACCGGTTCCGCGCCGAGGAGGTGGTGCTGGAGGTACAGGACACCGGCGTCGGAATTCCTCGCGAGGAGCAGAGCAAGATCTTCGAGCCGTTCTACACCACCAAGCCGCCCGGCCGCGGCACCGGTCTGGGACTCTCGATCAGTTACGGCATCGTGGAGGACCATCGGGGCCGGATCGAGGTCGACAGCGCGCCCGGCGGGGGCGCCACGTTCCGGGTACGCCTGCCGGCGGCAGCGGCATGAAGATCCTGGTGATCGAGGACGACCGCACGGTGGGCCAGTACGTGAAGCGGGGCCTGGACGAGCAGCGCTACCATGCCGACCTGGTGGATGACGGGATGGAGGGACTGCGGCTGGCCTCGGGCGGCCGGTACGATCTGATCGTGCTCGACCTCCGGCTGCCGGGGATGAGCGGGCTCGAGGTACTCCGCACGCTGCGAGACCGGGGGACCACCACGCCCATCCTCGTGCTCACGGCGCAGGACGCGGTCGACTTCAAGGTGCAGGCGCTCCGGGCGGGGGCCGACGACTACGTGACCAAGCCGTTCGCCTTCGAGGAGCTGTTGGCCCGGGTCGAAGCGCTGGGCCGGCGTCCCAAAGAAATCCGCGACCCGCTGCTAAGGGTGGGCGACCTCGAGCTCGACAACGCCACCCGCGAGGTGCGCCGGGCCGGGGCGACCATCGATCTCACGCCCAAGGAGTACACCGTGCTGGAGTACCTCATGCGGCACGCGGGCCGGGTCATGTCCCGAACCCTCATCACCGAGTACGCCTGGGACTATCACTTCGACCCCGGCACCAACATCGTCGACGTGGTGATCAACCGGCTGCGGAAGAAGGTCGACTCGGGACAGGCCCACAAGCTGGTCCACACGGTGCGCGGCGTGGGGTACGTCGTCAAAGCGTAACATGACCACCATCCGCAGCCGGCTCACGATCTGGTACACCGTGGCGCTCGGCGTGACCGTCGTCGCATTCGGCACCCTGCTGTACCTCGAGCGGCGGCAATCCAGCCTGCGGGAACTCGATCAGCGGCTCGGCCTGGAGGCGGATCTGGCCAACCGCTGGCTCAGCGAGTCCTACAACGTGCTGGGCCGGATCGTCACCACCGCGGGCACCAGCCCCGCGCTGGATCCGGGCATCAGCGCCTATCTGGAGGCGGCCCGGGATTACCTCGTCGTCACCGACACCGGCGGGAAAGTCCTGGCGCTCTCTGAGGCGGCCCGAAACCTCAACGCCGACGTGCTTCAGCGGCTCACCACAGAGCTCCACACCGTCCGTCTCGCAAAACATTCCGGCACGCTGGACTCCGGTGCTCCGGAAGGCTCCATGCGCTTCCTCGCCATGCGAGTGGAGGCGGCCGGGCCGGAGATTGGCGGCCTGCTGGTCGCTACTGGCACTCGCGAAGTCGGGTTCGGGCCCGCGCAGCTGCTCCGCTCCATGCTCCTCATCGCCCCAGTGATCCTGATCGGCGCCGCGCTGGTCGGCTACTGGCTGGCCGGGACGACGCTCCGGCCGGTGCAGGGGATCATGGACGAGGTGGAGGCGATCAGCGACGGCCGAAGCCTGCACCGGCGGCTGGCGGTGCCCCGCTCGGGGGACGAGATGGCCCGTCTGGCGGTGACGGTGAACGGCATGCTGGCCCGGCTGGAGAAGAGCTTCGCCAGCCTGCATCGGTTCACCGCCGACGCGAGCCACGAGCTCAAGACGCCGCTCATGGTGCTGCGGGCCGGGGTCGAGCGCGCCCTGGTGCACCCGGGCACGCCGGGGGAGATCCTCCAGTCGCTCGACGAAACGCTGGCCCAGATCAATCAGATGACTGAGATGGTCGAAAGCCTGCTCACCCTGGCCCGAGCGGACGAGGGGCGGGCGCCGCTGGCGGTCGAGGAGTCGGACCTCCGCGACCTGCTGAGCGACGTGACCGAGACGGCGGGCATGCTGGGAGAGAGCACGGGAATCAGTGTCTCCAGCGAGATGCCCGGGCAGCCGGTGCGGCTGGCGGTGGACCGTCACCGGATCCAGGAGATGCTGCTCAACCTGGTCACCAATGCCATCAAGTACACCCCGGCGGGCGGCAAGGTGGCGCTGAGCCTGGAGGATCAGGACGGCGTGGTGAGCTTCACGGTCCAGGATTCCGGCATCGGCATCGCGCCCGGCGACCTGCCCCACATCTTCGACCGCTTCTGGCGAGCCGATCCCGCCCGCTCCCGGAGCGGCCAGCATCCCGGTACCGGGCTGGGACTCGCGATTACCAAGTGGATCGCCGAGGCGCACGGGGGCTCGATCACGGTGCAGAGCCGGCCGGGGCGGGGAACCCGCTTCACCGTCAGCTTGCCCAGGGTGGTGGGGAGCGCTGTGTGATCGGAATCACAGGCGGACTGGCGTCCACGGGGTTTTCGTATGAACCGCGAACAGCTGCCCAAGAGCCGCTCGCGATTCCAAGTGGGACGAGCAGCCCCGGGGTCACAGTCTGGTAATGTGACTGTCATCGAATTGTCATTCGGGGGCAAAGACAGGTCTATCGAGCAGGTGATACTTTAGCGACACGATCACCCTCCCCCGGAGGTAGTTGCGTGTTCGAGAACCTGATCGAATCAAAACCGAAGGCGAGCCGTAGCGTGGGGCAGACCGCCCTATCGGTCGTGGTGCATGGCGCGCTCATCTTCGGCGCAGTAGAGGCCACCAAAGGCGTGGCCGAGACGATGAAGAATCGTCCTGTCGACACCACGATGGTCTTCCTCAAGCCACCTCCGCCACCGCCGCCCCCACCTGACCAGCCGCCACCCGACGTGATCGTGTCGGCCAACCCGCCGCCAAAGGG
This Gemmatimonadales bacterium DNA region includes the following protein-coding sequences:
- a CDS encoding rod shape-determining protein, translating into MWRPASELAVDLGTANTLVLVKGEGVVLNEPSVAAVDQATGNILGIGLEAKRMLGRTPDGILAVRPMKDGVIANFEVAEKMLRHFLRLIIDRTIIKVKPTVIVCVPSGITEVERRAVRDSARSAGVKRLLMVAEPMAAAIGVGLPVETPVGSMVVDIGGGTTNVAVIALSGIVCDASIRTGGDELDQSIVQFMRKTYSLLIGDPTAERVKIRLGSAVPLEPEEEMDVKGRDLVSGLPKTVRVDSGGVRDAIQEPISRIVNAVRRALEMTPPELASDILEHGIVLTGGGSLIRGLDQLLMDETGLPVRVDDDPLTSVVRGTGRILDDYVRYGNVLTT
- a CDS encoding superoxide dismutase, which translates into the protein MAFSLPPLPYDYKALEPHIDEQTMRIHHDKHHATYVNNLNAALEPHPDLQKKSVEELVGNLDAVPEAIRTPVRNNAGGHVNHTFFWEIMTPGGAKEPAGALADAIQKTFGGLAQFKEQFAKACAGRFGSGWGWLTLDRTGTLAIESTPNQDSPLMSGKIPVLGCDVWEHAYYLKYQNRRPDYVTAWWNVVNWTEVGKRYEQVARRYEKVAR
- a CDS encoding redoxin domain-containing protein, whose protein sequence is MGALPAVGSLAPDFTLPSTSGAEVTLSKLRGKNVLLAFFPLAFTRVCTQEMDAFTEDYDQFRSAGTEVLPISVDSVPTLKEFKAKERIGIDLLSDFKRDVSRAYGTLLEDKFFSNRAYVLVDAFGKVRWTFAEDSTGTRRENAELLQQLRALQS
- a CDS encoding nuclear transport factor 2 family protein; translated protein: MSRLHSAALYLGLLAIAGCRIEDHTPTGSRRDEEAVQSLVAGYARSFSERDWSGARALFWPDASYSGPLLPITAGAHQAVPIDFALSAIARRLEGLGLQRFDLRVLRADFRQEGELAGVWMTTRRRLPVAGDVVEGDWIEHLVLRRIDGQWRILSVTAIAAPRGGPRERR
- a CDS encoding ATP-binding protein; this encodes MSGAEPGSLALLGSIAKLLNAGLGIEPTLAAVTEALRAGLPAEHVTIWFREPSATAFRAVAAPASAGGQTWLGSLDAVPHEPSLHRLSLEQEGTRLGLLTARLRDDDAGLDVLRIVADFLTPYVASAELSTDLAGEVAAQSREIEEHRRFTSLIIDTLPLGLYVVDREYRIQTWNRKRETGTQGLRREVVVGRRIFDVLTRQDPERLRSELDRVFQTGEIQQITLEVPQGRESRFYRLSKIPMRLDSDEITHVITIGEDVTDWHGIQARIMQSEKLAAIGQLAAGVMHEINNPLATISACVAAIQGRLEPARSPVATAVAEYLEIIDKEVERCSGIVDGLLDFSRPKSKAKTAVSLNGLAADALSLLKHHQRFKRFQIVEQLDPELPPVLGNAEQLTQVLMALLLNAMDAMEQGGQLTLRTSRDRFRAEEVVLEVQDTGVGIPREEQSKIFEPFYTTKPPGRGTGLGLSISYGIVEDHRGRIEVDSAPGGGATFRVRLPAAAA
- a CDS encoding response regulator transcription factor, producing MKILVIEDDRTVGQYVKRGLDEQRYHADLVDDGMEGLRLASGGRYDLIVLDLRLPGMSGLEVLRTLRDRGTTTPILVLTAQDAVDFKVQALRAGADDYVTKPFAFEELLARVEALGRRPKEIRDPLLRVGDLELDNATREVRRAGATIDLTPKEYTVLEYLMRHAGRVMSRTLITEYAWDYHFDPGTNIVDVVINRLRKKVDSGQAHKLVHTVRGVGYVVKA
- a CDS encoding ATP-binding protein gives rise to the protein MTTIRSRLTIWYTVALGVTVVAFGTLLYLERRQSSLRELDQRLGLEADLANRWLSESYNVLGRIVTTAGTSPALDPGISAYLEAARDYLVVTDTGGKVLALSEAARNLNADVLQRLTTELHTVRLAKHSGTLDSGAPEGSMRFLAMRVEAAGPEIGGLLVATGTREVGFGPAQLLRSMLLIAPVILIGAALVGYWLAGTTLRPVQGIMDEVEAISDGRSLHRRLAVPRSGDEMARLAVTVNGMLARLEKSFASLHRFTADASHELKTPLMVLRAGVERALVHPGTPGEILQSLDETLAQINQMTEMVESLLTLARADEGRAPLAVEESDLRDLLSDVTETAGMLGESTGISVSSEMPGQPVRLAVDRHRIQEMLLNLVTNAIKYTPAGGKVALSLEDQDGVVSFTVQDSGIGIAPGDLPHIFDRFWRADPARSRSGQHPGTGLGLAITKWIAEAHGGSITVQSRPGRGTRFTVSLPRVVGSAV